The Verrucomicrobiota bacterium genome includes a region encoding these proteins:
- a CDS encoding MlaD family protein, which yields MNDSKLTTRVGVFVFISLVLCAVLMLVFSKGGSLTKPGYTLLMQTPNVGGIRPGASVMMAGVPIGYVRDSDLMPDGKLVVVTLRIYARYPIRRDAKFSIEQAGFLGDQYVSIEPQSNQGALLIEGDKVGCDAPFNMQETAREAGIVLEKVSQAVEKINGGVSNVSSILLNPAMLATLSNNLSTSMRNIESISANARSNIAVTLTNLSEMSDRARLTVGDLQLLVQGQTNTVALVVSNFNLTSSNLTQFSDNLRNASAGINVLVATNGSNIANVIGNVQTATRQITNSLASLQTDLDEGKGLLGSLLKDEQMKRKTDLLMGNLLDVSANLEVATSNLNRNGIWWMLWKQKLPKTNQTGSNSGRKTTDN from the coding sequence ATGAACGATTCAAAGCTGACCACGCGAGTGGGTGTGTTTGTGTTCATCAGCCTGGTGCTGTGCGCGGTGCTGATGCTGGTTTTCAGCAAGGGCGGTTCGCTGACCAAGCCGGGCTACACGCTGCTGATGCAAACGCCCAACGTCGGCGGCATCCGCCCCGGCGCGAGCGTCATGATGGCGGGTGTGCCGATCGGTTACGTGCGAGACTCGGACCTGATGCCGGACGGCAAATTGGTGGTGGTAACGCTGCGAATTTACGCCCGGTATCCCATCCGGCGGGATGCCAAGTTTTCCATCGAACAGGCGGGGTTTCTGGGGGATCAATACGTTTCCATCGAACCCCAGTCAAACCAGGGGGCGCTCCTGATTGAGGGGGACAAGGTGGGCTGTGACGCGCCCTTCAACATGCAGGAGACCGCGCGAGAAGCGGGGATTGTCTTGGAGAAGGTGAGCCAGGCGGTGGAAAAGATCAACGGCGGGGTCAGCAACGTCAGCAGCATCCTGCTGAATCCCGCCATGCTGGCGACGCTCTCAAACAACCTGTCCACCAGCATGCGCAATATTGAGTCCATCTCCGCCAACGCCCGCAGCAATATTGCGGTCACACTGACCAACCTGAGCGAAATGTCGGATCGCGCCCGGTTGACGGTGGGGGACCTGCAATTGCTGGTGCAGGGCCAGACCAATACGGTGGCGTTGGTGGTATCCAACTTCAACCTGACCTCGAGTAATCTCACCCAATTCTCGGATAACCTGCGAAACGCCAGCGCCGGCATCAATGTCCTGGTGGCCACCAACGGCTCGAATATCGCCAACGTCATTGGCAATGTTCAGACCGCCACACGGCAAATCACGAATTCACTTGCGAGCTTGCAGACGGACCTTGATGAGGGTAAAGGGTTGTTGGGCAGTCTGCTGAAGGACGAGCAAATGAAGCGGAAAACGGATTTATTGATGGGTAACCTGCTGGATGTAAGCGCCAATCTGGAAGT
- a CDS encoding ABC transporter ATP-binding protein — protein sequence MIMIEVRDIYKSFGPQRVLDGVSLRIAPGEAVVIIGRSGGGKSILLKHLIGLIQPDRGQVLIEGQDISHLTERQLLVVRHRFGMVFQGAALFDSMTVAENIAFPLRRENKWSEKEIAEKVEEALAMVDLPGAGVKKPSQLSGGMRKRAGLARAIVYRPEIVLYDEPTTGLDPIVSDSIDQLIVRVCDRLKVTSVVVTHDMHSVRTVGHRVLMLHQGKIHASGTPEEIFKSEDPIVHRFVNGISDPKAMEF from the coding sequence ATGATCATGATCGAAGTGCGCGACATTTACAAAAGCTTCGGCCCCCAACGGGTGCTGGATGGAGTGAGCCTGCGGATCGCGCCGGGCGAGGCGGTGGTGATCATCGGGCGCAGCGGCGGCGGCAAAAGCATCCTGCTCAAACATCTCATCGGCCTCATTCAGCCGGATCGCGGCCAGGTGCTCATCGAGGGACAAGATATTTCTCACCTGACCGAGCGCCAGTTGCTGGTGGTGCGGCACCGGTTCGGCATGGTATTTCAGGGGGCGGCCCTGTTTGACTCGATGACGGTGGCCGAGAATATTGCGTTCCCCCTGCGGCGCGAAAATAAATGGAGCGAGAAGGAAATTGCGGAAAAGGTGGAGGAAGCGCTGGCGATGGTGGACCTGCCCGGGGCGGGGGTGAAAAAGCCATCGCAACTTTCGGGCGGAATGCGCAAGCGGGCCGGGCTGGCGCGGGCGATTGTGTACCGCCCCGAAATCGTGCTGTATGACGAGCCGACCACCGGGCTGGACCCGATTGTCTCCGACAGCATTGACCAGTTGATTGTGCGCGTGTGCGACCGCCTGAAGGTGACCTCGGTGGTGGTCACGCACGATATGCACAGCGTCCGGACGGTGGGGCACCGGGTGTTGATGCTGCACCAGGGCAAGATTCACGCGTCCGGCACGCCGGAGGAAATTTTTAAATCCGAGGATCCGATTGTCCATCGGTTTGTGAATGGGATATCGGACCCGAAAGCAATGGAATTTTGA
- a CDS encoding ABC transporter permease, with amino-acid sequence MQDFLDNWVYGSLRGLGRIALLAFECCRALVKQRPNRRDVTYHMYHIGVKSLSVVLITGAFTGMVLCAQTFFQFHRVKIDTATLAVVSVSMCTELGPVLAGLMLAGRVGASMAAELGTMKVTEQIDALRSMATHPVDYLVVPRVLASVVTMPLLTIGSITLGIVAAYLLGVCLLGIDPAYGWYNMVRYTTPQDVLMGLCKSFCFGIMVSLIGCYKGMYCREGAEGVGRATTEAVVYASISILISNFFLTLLLQKVLK; translated from the coding sequence ATGCAGGATTTTTTGGATAACTGGGTGTACGGATCGCTGCGCGGGTTGGGCCGGATTGCCCTCCTGGCGTTTGAGTGTTGCCGTGCCTTGGTGAAGCAGCGGCCCAATCGGCGCGATGTGACGTACCACATGTATCACATCGGGGTCAAATCGCTCTCGGTGGTGCTGATCACCGGCGCCTTCACCGGCATGGTGCTTTGCGCTCAAACGTTTTTTCAATTCCATCGGGTGAAGATTGACACGGCGACCTTGGCGGTCGTCAGCGTCTCCATGTGTACGGAGCTTGGGCCGGTGCTGGCCGGACTGATGCTGGCCGGGCGCGTGGGGGCCTCCATGGCGGCGGAGCTGGGCACCATGAAAGTCACCGAGCAAATTGACGCCTTGCGGTCCATGGCGACGCATCCGGTGGATTATCTGGTGGTGCCGCGCGTGCTGGCCTCGGTGGTGACAATGCCGCTGCTCACGATCGGCTCGATCACCCTGGGCATTGTGGCCGCGTATTTGCTGGGCGTGTGCCTGCTGGGCATTGACCCGGCATACGGCTGGTACAACATGGTACGGTACACCACTCCCCAGGATGTCCTGATGGGGCTGTGCAAGTCGTTTTGTTTTGGCATCATGGTGTCGTTAATCGGTTGTTACAAGGGCATGTATTGCCGCGAGGGGGCGGAGGGCGTGGGCCGGGCCACCACCGAAGCGGTGGTCTATGCTTCGATCAGCATTCTCATCAGTAACTTTTTCCTGACGCTGCTGCTGCAAAAGGTGCTCAAGTAA